A window of the Desulfobulbaceae bacterium genome harbors these coding sequences:
- the nifS gene encoding cysteine desulfurase NifS produces the protein MNSIVYMDNNATTRVAPEVVEVMVPYFSELYGNPSSMHTFGGQVGSALVQARERVASLLGADPDELVFTSCGTESDSTAILSAIRANPEKRHVVTTRVEHPAVKNLAENLHAFTGHKYRVTQLGVDSQGLLDLAEYEKSLTDDTAVVSVMWANNETGVIFPVKEMAEIAKSRGVLFHTDAVQAVGKIPINLKDTAINFLSLSGHKLHAPKGIGVLYVRKGTPFSPFLIGGHQEKGRRGGTENSAAIIGLGKACELAANRMTVENTRVKHLRDKLENGLLSSIPNALLNGHQSKRLPNTSNISFEYIEGEAILLHLNTLGICASSGSACTSGSLEPSHVMRAMGVPFTAAHGSIRFSLSIYNTEEEVDFVLKHLPPIIEKLRNMSPFWHNRHNS, from the coding sequence ATGAATTCGATAGTATATATGGACAATAACGCCACTACCCGAGTAGCCCCGGAAGTGGTGGAGGTCATGGTGCCTTATTTCTCCGAACTCTACGGGAATCCATCCAGTATGCATACTTTTGGTGGTCAGGTAGGGAGCGCCTTGGTGCAGGCACGGGAGAGGGTGGCAAGTCTCTTGGGGGCAGACCCGGATGAACTGGTCTTCACCAGTTGCGGTACAGAGAGTGATTCTACAGCGATACTCTCTGCGATTCGCGCCAATCCCGAAAAGCGTCATGTGGTCACCACCAGGGTAGAGCATCCTGCTGTTAAAAATCTTGCGGAAAACCTTCATGCCTTTACTGGTCATAAGTATCGTGTTACCCAGTTAGGTGTTGACAGTCAGGGGTTGCTTGACCTTGCTGAATATGAAAAATCCTTGACTGATGACACCGCCGTGGTCAGCGTCATGTGGGCCAACAACGAGACTGGTGTGATCTTCCCGGTCAAGGAGATGGCTGAAATCGCTAAATCGCGGGGGGTGCTTTTTCATACCGATGCGGTCCAGGCCGTCGGCAAGATTCCGATTAATTTAAAAGATACCGCTATCAATTTCTTGTCCCTTTCTGGTCATAAACTGCATGCTCCCAAGGGAATCGGCGTGTTGTATGTTCGTAAAGGAACGCCTTTTTCCCCCTTTTTGATTGGCGGTCATCAGGAAAAGGGCCGTCGCGGCGGGACGGAGAACAGCGCTGCGATTATCGGTCTTGGCAAGGCATGCGAGCTTGCAGCCAACCGGATGACCGTTGAAAACACTCGGGTTAAACACTTACGCGATAAGCTTGAAAATGGCTTGCTCTCTTCTATCCCTAACGCCTTGCTTAATGGTCATCAGAGTAAGCGTTTGCCTAATACCAGCAACATCAGCTTTGAATATATCGAAGGGGAAGCGATTCTGTTGCATCTGAATACCTTAGGTATATGTGCTTCCTCAGGATCGGCCTGTACCTCAGGTTCACTAGAGCCGTCTCATGTCATGAGGGCCATGGGAGTGCCATTTACTGCGGCTCATGGTTCGATTCGTTTTAGCCTTAGTATTTATAACACCGAAGAGGAAGTAGATTTTGTCTTGAAGCACCTTCCTCCTATTATTGAAAAACTTCGGAATATGTCTCCTTTTTGGCATAACCGGCACAACTCCTAG
- the nifU gene encoding Fe-S cluster assembly protein NifU yields MWDYTETVKDHFLNPRNVGQIDDANAVGEVGSLACGDALKLMLKVDDKEIITDAKFQTFGCASAIASSSALTEMVKGMKISEAAKITNADIADFLGGLPKEKMHCSVMGREALEAAIANYRGVSLPTVEGEVVCECFGVTDVEVRRAIAESHLRTVEEITNFTKAGGGCGKCHDRLQEILNEGVSSVKAKIIPLKAPRRMTNIQKIKAVEDVFEREVRPTLRKDGGDIELIDVDGDIVIVSLRGACGSCAKSRTTLKEYVEKKLREQVLDTLTVEEDKA; encoded by the coding sequence ATGTGGGACTATACCGAAACTGTTAAAGATCATTTTTTAAACCCCAGAAATGTTGGTCAGATTGATGACGCCAATGCAGTGGGAGAGGTGGGTTCACTGGCCTGCGGGGATGCCTTGAAACTGATGCTTAAGGTTGATGATAAGGAAATCATCACTGATGCCAAATTTCAGACCTTTGGCTGTGCCAGTGCCATTGCCTCTTCCTCAGCATTGACCGAAATGGTTAAAGGGATGAAGATTTCTGAAGCCGCAAAAATCACCAATGCCGATATCGCCGATTTTTTAGGTGGATTACCCAAGGAGAAGATGCATTGTTCTGTTATGGGTCGTGAGGCGCTGGAAGCGGCTATTGCCAATTATCGTGGAGTTTCGTTGCCAACAGTTGAAGGTGAAGTGGTCTGCGAGTGCTTTGGCGTGACCGATGTCGAGGTTCGTCGAGCCATTGCTGAAAGTCATCTGCGGACGGTGGAGGAAATTACCAATTTTACCAAGGCTGGTGGTGGCTGCGGAAAATGTCATGACCGTTTGCAAGAGATTTTGAATGAGGGCGTGTCCAGCGTCAAAGCCAAAATCATCCCTCTGAAAGCGCCACGACGGATGACCAATATCCAGAAGATCAAGGCAGTCGAAGATGTCTTCGAACGGGAAGTTCGACCAACCTTGCGTAAGGATGGCGGCGATATTGAACTGATTGATGTGGATGGAGATATTGTCATTGTATCCTTACGAGGAGCGTGTGGCAGTTGCGCCAAGTCTCGGACCACTCTTAAGGAGTATGTGGAAAAGAAGTTACGTGAGCAGGTCCTTGATACCCTGACTGTGGAGGAAGATAAGGCATGA
- a CDS encoding FAD-dependent thymidylate synthase produces MRIIPQSFEILTALDQGSMASRLEACGRICYKSEAKMTPESAEPFIRNIVKSGHNSVTEMAVCTIKVTIDARSMMERFFESLPKFLTVTILGKNVLLITGSVRAFRELYISYPTMKLVKGMTKFLADRWPIFFFDLAPKNGWSHQAGVLVEKLSLAEVDQLSADLLANHRYVAVKLITNRAVTHEIVRHRPCSFLQESQRYCRYDKEQFGGEVTFIKPMFFKEGSPEYTLWAQAMAETESLYLRLLETSSPQAARTVLPNSCKTEIIVFANLTEWRHIFRLRTSTAAEPSMREIMIPLLTEFKKMYPSVFGGVGE; encoded by the coding sequence ATGAGAATAATTCCCCAATCGTTTGAGATTTTGACTGCCCTGGACCAGGGTTCGATGGCTTCGCGCCTCGAAGCCTGTGGGCGGATTTGTTATAAGAGCGAGGCCAAGATGACCCCGGAATCTGCGGAGCCATTTATTCGCAATATAGTAAAGAGCGGTCATAATTCTGTTACCGAAATGGCTGTTTGTACGATAAAAGTAACAATTGATGCTCGTTCGATGATGGAGCGTTTTTTTGAGTCGTTACCTAAATTTCTAACAGTCACCATTCTGGGGAAAAACGTACTGTTGATTACTGGTAGCGTCCGTGCCTTTAGAGAGTTGTACATCTCGTATCCCACCATGAAACTGGTCAAGGGGATGACGAAATTTCTGGCTGACCGTTGGCCGATCTTCTTTTTTGATCTGGCACCCAAGAATGGTTGGTCTCATCAGGCTGGTGTCCTGGTTGAGAAACTCTCCCTGGCTGAGGTCGATCAACTATCTGCAGATTTGCTGGCCAATCATCGGTATGTGGCGGTAAAACTGATTACCAATCGGGCAGTGACTCATGAGATTGTCCGTCATCGTCCTTGTTCCTTCTTGCAGGAGAGTCAACGCTATTGCCGTTATGATAAGGAGCAGTTTGGCGGAGAAGTAACCTTTATCAAACCTATGTTTTTTAAAGAGGGAAGTCCTGAATATACCCTATGGGCACAGGCCATGGCGGAAACTGAATCTCTGTACTTGAGGCTTCTTGAAACTTCATCGCCCCAGGCTGCCCGAACAGTGCTGCCCAACTCTTGCAAGACCGAAATCATTGTCTTTGCCAATCTGACCGAATGGCGGCATATTTTCAGATTGCGCACCTCAACGGCGGCAGAACCCTCTATGCGTGAGATTATGATCCCCTTACTTACCGAATTTAAAAAAATGTATCCCTCGGTGTTTGGCGGGGTAGGGGAGTAG
- a CDS encoding ABC-F family ATP-binding cassette domain-containing protein: protein MLQITNLSLQYGNKHLFKEIFVRLNRADRVGLVGVNGTGKSTLLKMMVGDVETDFGVITRSKQATIGYLPQEIDQFPPGRTLYQEARTAFDHLLTLQDELHRINQALGHEEPTSSLFADLLEQQGELQQQLDASDIFHIDARIEKILTGLGFSKADQEKDCNDFSGGWQMRLMLAKLLLTSPSFLFLDEPTNHLDIESLTWLESFLQNYQGAMVIISHDRAFLDNLTNLTWELSLGKLTIYKGNYSSYVEEKVIRQQVHLASYNNQQAKIQQTMRFVTRFRAKSTKAKQVQSRLKQLSHMDRIEVEDSEQAINFRFPPSPPSGRLAILAKDVGKSFDSKQILSNVNIEINRGDKVAIIGVNGAGKSTLVKLMAGLHQPDEGEIRLGYNVKLSYFGQHQAKDLPLDWTVLQTMDVVDSGHTTTSVRSLLGAFLFRGDEVDKKVMVLSGGEKSRLALAKMIASPANLLIMDEPTNHLDMMSQEILQEAMNQYDGSILVVSHNRFFLDAFVNKVLEVKDGRVTMYDGNLSYYLDKVKQESQNVAPVIKTGVPQTNTSSTADTVDSSQRLSSKESRQAKAKHREEKNRKLGPLKKSIAEMEKEIADLEAQKSALESALMDPDLYKDQSAFADKSILHKRVTERLERLYPNWETMQDELEQLESDL from the coding sequence ATGCTGCAAATCACAAATCTCAGCCTGCAATACGGTAACAAACACCTATTTAAAGAAATTTTCGTTCGTCTCAACCGTGCAGATCGCGTGGGTTTGGTCGGGGTTAATGGTACTGGCAAATCTACCCTTCTTAAGATGATGGTGGGTGATGTCGAAACCGATTTCGGTGTCATTACCCGCTCGAAACAGGCGACTATCGGCTATTTGCCTCAGGAGATCGATCAATTCCCTCCTGGACGCACACTTTATCAGGAGGCCAGGACAGCCTTTGATCACCTGTTGACCCTGCAGGATGAGTTGCACCGGATCAATCAGGCCTTAGGTCACGAAGAACCGACCTCCTCTCTTTTTGCCGATCTCCTGGAACAACAGGGGGAGTTACAACAACAGCTCGATGCCTCGGATATCTTTCATATTGATGCCAGGATAGAAAAGATTTTAACTGGTTTAGGTTTTTCCAAGGCTGATCAGGAAAAGGACTGCAATGACTTCAGCGGTGGTTGGCAGATGCGATTGATGCTGGCCAAGCTGCTTTTGACAAGCCCTAGTTTTCTCTTCCTCGACGAACCGACTAATCATCTGGATATTGAATCCTTGACCTGGCTTGAATCCTTTCTCCAGAACTACCAAGGGGCAATGGTCATCATCTCTCATGATCGGGCCTTTCTTGATAACCTAACCAATCTCACCTGGGAACTGAGTCTCGGTAAGCTCACGATCTACAAGGGGAACTACTCAAGTTATGTTGAGGAGAAGGTTATCCGGCAGCAGGTTCATCTGGCCTCATACAATAATCAGCAGGCCAAGATCCAGCAAACCATGCGCTTTGTTACCCGCTTTCGCGCCAAGTCAACAAAGGCCAAACAGGTGCAGAGCCGACTCAAACAGTTGAGCCATATGGACCGAATTGAGGTTGAAGACTCTGAACAGGCGATCAACTTTCGTTTTCCTCCCTCGCCGCCAAGCGGTCGTCTCGCTATTCTAGCCAAGGATGTCGGAAAATCTTTTGACAGTAAACAGATCTTGTCAAATGTTAATATCGAGATCAATCGTGGCGACAAGGTGGCAATTATCGGGGTTAATGGCGCAGGCAAGTCCACTCTGGTTAAACTTATGGCCGGCCTTCATCAACCGGATGAGGGTGAGATCCGGCTTGGCTACAATGTCAAACTTTCCTATTTCGGGCAGCATCAAGCCAAGGACCTTCCCTTGGATTGGACAGTTCTTCAGACCATGGATGTGGTTGATTCAGGACACACCACCACCAGCGTTCGATCACTCCTCGGGGCCTTTCTCTTTCGGGGCGACGAGGTCGATAAAAAGGTGATGGTCCTCTCCGGTGGCGAGAAGAGTCGTCTGGCCTTGGCCAAGATGATTGCCAGTCCCGCCAACCTCCTGATTATGGACGAACCAACCAACCATCTTGATATGATGTCCCAGGAAATCCTCCAAGAGGCTATGAATCAGTATGACGGTTCAATATTAGTGGTCTCCCATAATCGTTTTTTTCTGGACGCCTTTGTTAACAAAGTGCTGGAGGTCAAGGATGGCCGGGTAACCATGTATGATGGCAACCTGTCGTATTATCTTGATAAGGTGAAACAGGAGTCGCAGAATGTCGCACCAGTCATTAAAACAGGAGTCCCGCAAACCAACACTTCATCAACAGCTGATACTGTTGATAGTTCTCAGCGGCTGTCAAGCAAGGAGTCCCGGCAGGCTAAAGCCAAACACCGGGAAGAAAAGAATCGGAAACTTGGACCGCTAAAGAAATCGATTGCCGAAATGGAAAAGGAGATTGCGGATCTTGAGGCGCAAAAGTCCGCTCTTGAGTCTGCTTTGATGGACCCGGATTTATACAAGGATCAAAGCGCCTTTGCCGACAAGAGTATCTTGCATAAAAGAGTGACTGAAAGACTGGAGCGTCTCTATCCGAACTGGGAGACCATGCAGGACGAACTGGAACAGTTGGAGAGTGATTTATAA
- a CDS encoding DUF3373 domain-containing protein translates to MKKRYLALGLAAALATVISTTGQGVSSALAAPEPSRQELVDEVRQLREIVEKLNARLTDTEKKLETTDTAKVEEKISKVADDLDDLDSRVGANERHTIMDKVTIGVDLRSEVTTMNYKDARVLQEWNQTMLNLWAFDKLAVPFNQNLVAPSIADAGVIAGINGFLGTNIPTTFTPVGNGVDLNSDGFADYTFNQSFAGQSSPYYNSLFSQMGGMFSGGFLSGLYLPTGMDLTGMGGPNFPAGTFVSAQDAQTMMGAFGMNFDQFLAVLAQAAPNAQAALAPSSSGNGSPLFGSQFTAADLQRYQGMFAQIDPQKQDIDNDAIWTSRIRFDMQGNPTPNLSFGGRLSANKVWGDSTGVKWYNGDMSSVTMDGNINQKGSDSAIRLERGFVTYRDETASAPWHFSLGRRPALDGAPWEVSQNAVVGGSPMAHAINWQFDGASLGFDLSKQVGLDGFNFKLCYGSGFESGVGSGNSYAMSYDNDVDDTSFLGYIMRLYQKGDTQLVHMYAHAFDISDGFTGLVAMPFTITGHDANGDRLYETYSLSGNGGGYISRMEAMTNIGSMDLATFLFQTKVNDVDFFIDLAGNYARPSGISINPMMQFMGTDGLLSGDGDYSNKTGYSVWAGVKVPITRTEGALGFEWNYGSRYWFGFNGGEDTLNTSKLATRGHVFETYYHQPIIGKKFTVAIGSQYYLYDYNLSGNPMGNPKKIDDLNALDTLMPVPDTMWNAYANLNYRW, encoded by the coding sequence ATGAAGAAACGGTATTTGGCACTCGGTCTGGCGGCAGCACTTGCAACCGTGATCTCAACAACAGGACAAGGCGTATCGTCTGCATTGGCAGCACCTGAACCTTCTCGCCAGGAACTTGTGGACGAGGTTAGGCAGTTACGGGAGATTGTCGAAAAACTCAACGCCCGCCTGACCGACACCGAAAAGAAGTTGGAGACCACAGACACGGCCAAGGTTGAAGAAAAAATCTCCAAGGTTGCAGATGATCTTGATGATCTGGACTCCCGCGTTGGCGCCAACGAACGGCATACCATCATGGATAAGGTGACCATCGGCGTTGATCTGCGCTCGGAAGTAACCACCATGAATTATAAGGATGCTCGAGTGTTGCAGGAATGGAACCAAACTATGTTGAATTTATGGGCCTTTGACAAACTGGCCGTGCCATTCAATCAAAACCTTGTCGCACCAAGTATCGCCGATGCGGGAGTAATTGCAGGAATCAACGGATTTCTAGGCACCAATATCCCAACCACCTTTACCCCGGTAGGCAATGGTGTCGATTTGAACAGCGACGGCTTTGCTGATTACACCTTCAACCAATCATTCGCAGGACAAAGCTCCCCATATTATAATTCATTGTTTAGTCAAATGGGCGGGATGTTCTCAGGCGGTTTCCTAAGCGGACTGTATTTACCCACAGGTATGGACTTAACAGGTATGGGTGGTCCGAATTTCCCCGCGGGAACATTTGTTTCAGCCCAAGATGCCCAAACCATGATGGGGGCATTTGGTATGAATTTTGATCAGTTTCTTGCCGTGCTGGCCCAGGCAGCACCTAATGCCCAAGCAGCTCTTGCACCGAGCAGTTCAGGAAACGGCTCACCTCTCTTTGGCTCACAGTTCACCGCCGCCGACTTGCAGCGATACCAAGGAATGTTTGCACAGATTGACCCACAAAAGCAGGATATTGATAACGATGCCATCTGGACCAGTCGAATTCGTTTTGATATGCAAGGAAATCCCACTCCGAATCTCTCCTTTGGCGGTCGTTTAAGCGCAAACAAGGTCTGGGGCGATAGCACCGGAGTCAAATGGTACAACGGTGACATGTCCTCCGTCACCATGGACGGCAATATCAACCAGAAAGGATCCGACTCGGCAATTCGCCTGGAACGTGGTTTCGTCACTTACCGGGATGAAACAGCAAGCGCCCCCTGGCATTTTTCATTAGGGCGAAGACCAGCTCTGGATGGAGCGCCATGGGAGGTCAGCCAGAATGCCGTAGTCGGTGGCTCGCCCATGGCCCACGCCATCAACTGGCAGTTTGACGGGGCGTCTCTAGGCTTTGACTTGAGTAAGCAGGTCGGCTTAGATGGTTTCAACTTCAAGCTTTGTTACGGATCAGGCTTTGAATCCGGAGTCGGGTCCGGCAACTCCTATGCCATGAGTTATGATAATGATGTCGATGACACCAGCTTCCTTGGCTACATCATGCGGTTGTATCAAAAAGGTGATACTCAATTAGTTCATATGTACGCCCATGCCTTTGACATCTCTGATGGCTTTACCGGTTTGGTGGCGATGCCGTTTACTATTACCGGACATGATGCCAATGGCGACAGATTATATGAAACGTATTCTCTCAGTGGCAACGGTGGTGGTTATATCAGCCGGATGGAAGCCATGACCAATATCGGCTCCATGGACCTCGCCACCTTCCTCTTCCAGACTAAGGTCAATGACGTTGATTTCTTCATCGATCTTGCTGGAAACTATGCCCGCCCCAGTGGTATATCAATCAATCCGATGATGCAGTTTATGGGTACTGACGGCCTGTTGAGCGGCGACGGCGATTACAGCAACAAGACCGGTTACTCCGTCTGGGCAGGAGTCAAGGTGCCAATCACCAGGACTGAAGGCGCTCTCGGCTTTGAATGGAACTACGGTTCCAGATACTGGTTCGGTTTTAACGGTGGTGAAGACACCCTTAACACCAGCAAGCTTGCCACCCGTGGTCATGTATTTGAAACGTACTACCACCAGCCCATTATTGGCAAGAAATTCACGGTCGCTATCGGCAGTCAATATTACCTATACGACTACAATTTAAGCGGCAACCCCATGGGTAACCCCAAGAAAATCGATGACCTGAATGCACTGGACACCTTGATGCCCGTTCCTGATACGATGTGGAATGCCTACGCCAATCTTAACTATCGCTGGTAG
- a CDS encoding formate--tetrahydrofolate ligase → MVLDPTKHADWEIAEEAESRMKTVYELGEKLGLKKEELLPHGHYVAKLDYRAILNRLKDRPDGKYVDVTAITPTPLGEGKSTCAMGLVQGLGRRNKSVVGAIRQPSGGPTMNIKGSAAGGGLAQCIPLTPFSLGLTGDINAIMNAHNLAMVALTSRMQHENNYTDAQLTQRGLRRLDIHPKKVEMGWVMDYCAQSLRNITIGQGGKMDGMLMQSKFAIAVSSEVMAILSVARDLKDMRERMGRIVVGYDRQDRPVTTEDLDVAGAMTAWMVEALNPNLLQTIEGQPVVVHAGPFANIAIGQSSVIADRVALKLADYNVTESGFGADIGFEKFWNLKCRFSGLKPNCAVVVATIRALKCHGGAPIPVPGKPMPIEYQSENVGWVEKGCVNLLHHIETVKKAGINPVVCINAFYTDTDNETKAVRRLCEAAGARVAVSKHWQYGGDGALEFADAVVDACEEPNDFKFLYELDTPLSTRIELIAKEVYGADGVSYTPDAQAKLKRMESDPDLKEMGTCMVKTHLSLSHDPKLKGAPKGWTLPIQDILTYKGAGFVVPVAGAISLMPGTASDPAYRRIDVDVETGRVKGVF, encoded by the coding sequence ATGGTTCTTGACCCGACCAAACATGCTGACTGGGAGATTGCAGAAGAGGCAGAAAGCCGGATGAAAACTGTTTACGAGCTTGGTGAAAAGCTTGGCCTGAAAAAGGAAGAGCTTCTTCCTCATGGCCACTATGTCGCCAAACTTGATTATCGGGCCATCTTGAATCGGTTAAAGGATCGTCCGGACGGCAAATACGTCGATGTTACCGCGATTACCCCGACACCCCTAGGTGAAGGAAAGTCTACCTGTGCCATGGGCCTGGTTCAGGGTTTGGGACGCCGCAATAAGAGCGTTGTTGGCGCCATCCGCCAACCTTCCGGCGGACCAACCATGAACATCAAGGGCAGCGCAGCCGGCGGCGGATTGGCCCAATGTATACCGCTTACTCCATTTTCACTTGGTCTCACTGGCGATATCAATGCCATCATGAATGCTCACAATCTGGCCATGGTAGCTTTGACCTCCAGAATGCAGCATGAGAACAATTACACTGACGCTCAACTTACTCAACGCGGTCTGCGTCGTCTTGATATCCATCCCAAAAAAGTTGAGATGGGCTGGGTTATGGATTACTGTGCCCAGTCCCTGCGTAATATCACCATCGGTCAGGGTGGCAAGATGGATGGCATGCTTATGCAGTCCAAATTTGCCATTGCGGTAAGTTCTGAGGTTATGGCTATTCTGTCAGTTGCCCGTGATTTAAAAGATATGCGCGAGCGAATGGGCCGCATTGTCGTCGGTTATGACCGTCAAGATCGCCCGGTCACCACTGAAGACCTGGATGTCGCTGGCGCCATGACTGCCTGGATGGTCGAGGCCTTGAATCCTAATTTGCTCCAGACCATTGAAGGTCAGCCGGTTGTTGTTCATGCTGGTCCTTTTGCAAACATCGCTATCGGTCAGTCCTCGGTTATTGCTGACCGTGTTGCTTTGAAGTTGGCTGATTACAATGTTACTGAGTCCGGCTTTGGCGCTGATATCGGTTTTGAGAAGTTCTGGAACCTGAAGTGTCGGTTCAGTGGCCTGAAACCTAACTGTGCGGTAGTTGTCGCCACGATTCGTGCTTTGAAGTGCCATGGCGGCGCTCCGATTCCAGTACCTGGCAAACCTATGCCTATTGAGTATCAGAGCGAAAACGTCGGTTGGGTAGAGAAGGGTTGTGTCAACCTGCTCCATCATATTGAAACGGTTAAGAAAGCTGGTATCAATCCGGTAGTCTGTATTAACGCCTTCTACACCGATACTGATAACGAAACTAAAGCTGTTCGTCGTCTGTGCGAAGCCGCTGGAGCACGCGTGGCAGTTTCTAAGCACTGGCAGTATGGCGGTGATGGTGCGTTGGAATTTGCTGATGCAGTCGTTGATGCGTGTGAAGAGCCGAACGACTTCAAGTTCCTCTATGAATTGGATACCCCGCTCAGTACCCGTATCGAGCTGATTGCCAAAGAGGTTTATGGAGCTGATGGAGTAAGCTATACCCCTGATGCCCAGGCTAAGTTGAAGCGGATGGAGAGCGACCCGGATCTCAAGGAGATGGGAACTTGTATGGTTAAGACTCATCTCAGCCTGTCGCACGATCCAAAACTGAAAGGTGCGCCGAAGGGTTGGACCCTGCCGATTCAGGATATTTTGACTTACAAGGGCGCCGGTTTTGTGGTGCCTGTTGCCGGGGCCATTAGTTTGATGCCTGGCACTGCCTCTGATCCGGCTTACCGCCGTATTGATGTTGATGTTGAAACCGGTCGGGTAAAAGGCGTTTTCTAA